The sequence ACGATCCTTTACGACCACAACCGCCGGGCGCTCTCCGACAAGCTCGTGAAACTCCAGCACGCCCATTTCCGCTCCATCCTGGCCGCCACCCACGTGCATCTCGACCACGACCTGTGCGCGGAGGTCATCCTGGTGCGCGCCCGCGCGCGCTCCATCCGCACGCTGGCGGCGCTTCTCGGTCGCGAAAAAGGCGTCCTGCACGCCTCGCTTTCCCTGGGCTCCATCGGCCGCGGCCTCCCGCACCCCTAGACCCGCCCGGCCGTTCGGCGGCGGTATTACGATTGTTTTTCTTTTCATACTACCCCTGGGTTGGTATAAGGAGCCCATGAGGATGAACCCGCTGATCGCCTGGCTCCTCGCCGCCTCCGCCCAGAATCCCCCCGCGCCGCCTCAGGAGCCTCCCGAGGTGATCGTCGTGGGCCGGGCCGAGAACCTCGTGGGAGACGCCGAAAGCGCCGGCGAAGGCCGCGTGGGCCAGGACGAGCTGCGCCGCCGGCCGCTCCTGCGGACGGGGGAGGTCCTCGAAACCGTGCCGGGCCTCATCGTCACCCAGCACTCCGGCAGCGGCAAGGCCAACCAGTTCTTCCTCCGGGGCTTCAACCTCGATCACGGCACGGACTTCGCCACGTGGGTGGACGGCATGCCCGTCAACATGCCCACCCACGGCCACGGCCAGGGATACACGGACCTCAACTTCCTCATCCCCGAGCTCGTCGAGCGGATCGACTACCGCAAGGGCCCCTATTTCGCCGAGGAGGGGGACTTCTCTTCGGCCGGGTCCGCCCGCGTGCGGACCTTCCGGTCCCTTCCGCGGGGGCTGGCGCGGCTGGAGCTCGGGGAATTCGGCTTCCAGCGGGCCGTCGCCGCGCACTCCGCCGCGGCCGGCCCGGGACGCCTCCTCTGGGGCCTCGAAGCACAGCACTACGACGGCCCCTGGGAGATCGACGAAAACTTCGT is a genomic window of Planctomycetota bacterium containing:
- the nikR gene encoding nickel-responsive transcriptional regulator NikR, coding for MPRSRPSPRLVRTSFSLERPLHEAFERLARQGRYANRSEFLRDLIRDKLVAREWATDGVCLGTITILYDHNRRALSDKLVKLQHAHFRSILAATHVHLDHDLCAEVILVRARARSIRTLAALLGREKGVLHASLSLGSIGRGLPHP